The Myxocyprinus asiaticus isolate MX2 ecotype Aquarium Trade chromosome 39, UBuf_Myxa_2, whole genome shotgun sequence genome window below encodes:
- the LOC127429812 gene encoding latexin-like, whose amino-acid sequence MFCWVSLVLISLVQHSPAFPVSQEPPVSCRGWFSGSVDHLNTIQHSESESRAVDMSTGDLVPTHYPARRAAQVALHYINTHYGSPFRVFGLKEVHRARAEDVASEGRKYDLDFSVTDWASGGSVLRCSAQVLFSRSEQHNLPEVQCHCEGLQQLNTSSDEEDFYHKHNTPDHHVSAQDIPDSYGNMSQEMKPFWHLAHVAASFIMLQESNENTEYNMAQVASVIQQESKDNQLMLKYHVLLHDLPSQEIIHWKLLASWSPDGGVRVLETEWQPKCPHNANLPNSTVPTTNSTAN is encoded by the exons ATGTTCTGCTGGGTTTCACTGGTTCTCATCTCTCTGGTCCAGCACAGTCCAGCTTTCCCAGTCTCTCAGGAACCTCCAGTGTCTTGCAGAGGATGGTTTTCTGGATCTGTGGATCATCTCAACACTATTCAACACTCTGAG TCTGAGAGCAGAGCAGTAGACATGTCTACAGGAGATCTGGTGCCCACACATTACCCAGCCCGCCGGGCAGCTCAAGTCGCCCTACACTACATCAACACACACTACGGCTCGCCCTTCAGAGTGTTCGGACTGAAGGAAGTGCACAGGGCGCGAGCAGAG GATGTTGCATCAGAAGGGAGGAAGTACGACCTGGACTTCTCTGTGACGGACTGGGCCAGTGGG GGGTCAGTGTTGCGGTGTTCAGCGCAGGTGTTGTTCTCCAGGAGTGAGCAGCACAATCTACCTGAGGTTCAGTGCCACTGTGAGGGGCTTCAACAACTCAACACCTCGTCTGACGAGGAAGATTTCTACCATAAACACAACACGCCTGACCACCACGTCTCTGCTCAAGATATACCAG ACAGCTACGGTAACATGAGTCAAGAGATGAAGCCGTTCTGGCATTTGGCTCATGTGGCCGCTTCTTTCATCATGCTACAAGAATCCAACGAGAACACGGAGTATAATATGGCACAGGTGGCCAGCGTTATACAACAG GAGAGCAAAGACAACCAGCTGATGTTGAAGTATCACGTTCTGCTTCATGATCTGCCCTCCCAG GAGATCATTCATTGGAAGCTGTTGGCATCCTGGTCTCCAGATGGTGGCGTCAGAGTGCTGGAGACTGAATGGCAGCCCAAATGCCCCCACAATGCCAACCTGCCCAACAGCACTGTACCAACAACAAATTCCACTGCAAACTGA
- the LOC127429806 gene encoding major facilitator superfamily domain-containing protein 1 isoform X1, which translates to MAERHEHQSLLNEDDEDEDHYQNSMNPVCDPNHLLHRIVVLIFMCFLGFGSYFCYDNPAALQTQVIQDMNLNTASFMQLYAWYSWPNVVLCFLGGFLLDRVFGIRLGTIIFALFVLLGQIIFAAGALANHFWLMEVGRFVFGIGGESLAVAQNTYAVNWFKGKELNLVFGLQLSMARLGSTVNMNIIGWVYGRIQTMTGSAGHTTLGITLMISACTCLFSLICALVLGFLDRRAERILNKEQGKTGEVIKLTDVKDFPISLWLIFIICVGYYVAIFPFIGLGQVFFIEKFTFTPVQARAINSIVYIISAPASPLLGFLVDKTGRNVMWVLLAVVTTLISHMMLAFTLWNPWIAMSILGLSYSLLACALWPMVAFVVAEHQLGTAYGFMQSIQNLGLALISMAAGAILDSKGYLFLEVFFIACVCLALIAVVLLYLYDYIKEGELNLSASTRAKRAKALSESSE; encoded by the exons atGGCAGAGAGACACGAGCATCAGAGTCTCCTcaatgaagatgatgaagatgaagatcaTTATCAGAACTCAATGAATCCGGTGTGTGATCCGAATCATCTGCTGCACCGGATAGTCGTTCTCATCTTCATGTGTTTTCTGGGTTTcg GAAGTTATTTCTGTTATGATAATCCAGCTGCTCTTCAAACTCAAGTCATAcag gATATGAATCTTAACACAGCGTCGTTCATGCAGCTGTACGCATGGTACTCGTGGCCCAATGTTGTTCTGTGTTTTCTGGGCGGTTTTCTTTTGGACCGGGTGTTTGGCATCAG GTTGGGGACAATAATCTTTGCACTGTTTGTGTTATTAGGACAG ATAATATTTGCTGCTGGCGCTCTGGCTAATCATTTCTGGCTGATGGAAGTGGGGCGTTTTGTGTTCGG TATTGGCGGTGAGTCGCTGGCTGTCGCTCAGAACACATATGCTGTGAACTGGTTTAAAGGAAAAGAACTGAACCTCGTGTTTGGTCTACAGCTCAGCATGGCCAGACTG GGCAGTACAGTGAACATGAACATCATCGGTTGGGTGTACGGCCGCATTCAGACTATGACAGGCTCTGCTGGACACACAACACTGGGAATAACACTCATGATCT CGGCATGCACTTGTCTCTTCTCTCTCATCTGTGCTCTGGTTCTGGGGTTTCTGGACAGACGGGCCGAGAGGATACTGAACAAAGAGCAGGGCAAGACCG gtgaaGTGATCAAGCTGACTGATGTGAAGGATTTTCCCATCTCTCTGTGGCTCATCTTCATCATCTGTGTGGGATATTACGTGGCCATATTCCCATTTATCGGACTGGGACA AGTTTTCTTCATAGAGAAGTTCACTTTCACTCCTGTCCAGGCCAGAGCTATCAAcag TATCGTGTACATCATCTCGGCTCCTGCATCACCTCTGTTGGGGTTTCTGGTCGATAAGACGGGCAGGAACGTCATGTGGGTTCTACTGGCTGTCGTTACCACGCTCATCTCTCACATGATGCTGGCATTTACCCTCTGGAACCCCTGGATCGCCATG TCTATCTTAGGTCTATCGTACTCTCTGTTGGCTTGTGCTCTCTGGCCGATGGTGGCATTTGTTGTAGCAGAACATCAGTTGGGAACTGCATACGGTTT TATGCAGTCCATACAAAACTTGGGTCTGGCCCTTATCTCCATGGCAGCAGGAGCAATCTTAGACAGCAAAGGTTACCTGTTCCTGGAGGTGTTCTTCATTGCCTGTGTTTGTT TGGCTCTGATCGCTGTGGTGTTGCTATATCTCTATGATTATATCAAAG AGGGGGAGCTGAACCTGTCTGCGTCAACACGAGCCAAACGCGCCAAAGCTTTATCTGAGTCTTCTGA GTGA
- the LOC127429806 gene encoding major facilitator superfamily domain-containing protein 1 isoform X2 has translation MNLNTASFMQLYAWYSWPNVVLCFLGGFLLDRVFGIRLGTIIFALFVLLGQIIFAAGALANHFWLMEVGRFVFGIGGESLAVAQNTYAVNWFKGKELNLVFGLQLSMARLGSTVNMNIIGWVYGRIQTMTGSAGHTTLGITLMISACTCLFSLICALVLGFLDRRAERILNKEQGKTGEVIKLTDVKDFPISLWLIFIICVGYYVAIFPFIGLGQVFFIEKFTFTPVQARAINSIVYIISAPASPLLGFLVDKTGRNVMWVLLAVVTTLISHMMLAFTLWNPWIAMSILGLSYSLLACALWPMVAFVVAEHQLGTAYGFMQSIQNLGLALISMAAGAILDSKGYLFLEVFFIACVCLALIAVVLLYLYDYIKEGELNLSASTRAKRAKALSESSE, from the exons ATGAATCTTAACACAGCGTCGTTCATGCAGCTGTACGCATGGTACTCGTGGCCCAATGTTGTTCTGTGTTTTCTGGGCGGTTTTCTTTTGGACCGGGTGTTTGGCATCAG GTTGGGGACAATAATCTTTGCACTGTTTGTGTTATTAGGACAG ATAATATTTGCTGCTGGCGCTCTGGCTAATCATTTCTGGCTGATGGAAGTGGGGCGTTTTGTGTTCGG TATTGGCGGTGAGTCGCTGGCTGTCGCTCAGAACACATATGCTGTGAACTGGTTTAAAGGAAAAGAACTGAACCTCGTGTTTGGTCTACAGCTCAGCATGGCCAGACTG GGCAGTACAGTGAACATGAACATCATCGGTTGGGTGTACGGCCGCATTCAGACTATGACAGGCTCTGCTGGACACACAACACTGGGAATAACACTCATGATCT CGGCATGCACTTGTCTCTTCTCTCTCATCTGTGCTCTGGTTCTGGGGTTTCTGGACAGACGGGCCGAGAGGATACTGAACAAAGAGCAGGGCAAGACCG gtgaaGTGATCAAGCTGACTGATGTGAAGGATTTTCCCATCTCTCTGTGGCTCATCTTCATCATCTGTGTGGGATATTACGTGGCCATATTCCCATTTATCGGACTGGGACA AGTTTTCTTCATAGAGAAGTTCACTTTCACTCCTGTCCAGGCCAGAGCTATCAAcag TATCGTGTACATCATCTCGGCTCCTGCATCACCTCTGTTGGGGTTTCTGGTCGATAAGACGGGCAGGAACGTCATGTGGGTTCTACTGGCTGTCGTTACCACGCTCATCTCTCACATGATGCTGGCATTTACCCTCTGGAACCCCTGGATCGCCATG TCTATCTTAGGTCTATCGTACTCTCTGTTGGCTTGTGCTCTCTGGCCGATGGTGGCATTTGTTGTAGCAGAACATCAGTTGGGAACTGCATACGGTTT TATGCAGTCCATACAAAACTTGGGTCTGGCCCTTATCTCCATGGCAGCAGGAGCAATCTTAGACAGCAAAGGTTACCTGTTCCTGGAGGTGTTCTTCATTGCCTGTGTTTGTT TGGCTCTGATCGCTGTGGTGTTGCTATATCTCTATGATTATATCAAAG AGGGGGAGCTGAACCTGTCTGCGTCAACACGAGCCAAACGCGCCAAAGCTTTATCTGAGTCTTCTGA GTGA